GCAAAAATACAATTTCCGGATAATCGTACAATATTTTTTCAGGGTTCCCCAATTTGCTTTAATTTCGCGCTGTCTTTTTACAAAAACAGACCACATGACAGCAGAAGAAAAAATAAAACCCGGATTTTTGAAAGTTTTGCTCATTCTTACTTTTATAGGAAGCGGAATGACAATGTTGTCTAATTTGCTGATATTTACCTTTTTCGATCAGATGAAAATGGTGGTAACCACACAAATGGCAAATTATACTTTTATGGGAACCAAAATGGATTTCACTCCTTTTTTTGAGATCAGCCCCCTTTTTTATCTCATACAAGGTCTGCTGTCGGCACTTTCGCTGAGTGGTGCTATTTTGATGTGGGATTTAAGAAAACTGGGTTTTCATCTTTATACCATTGCCCAGATTTTATTACTGATTGTACCCAAGCTGTTTATTAAAGGACTTCCTTTTCCGGGAATGGAACTGCTGATTAGCTTTATTTTTGTGTTTTATTATTCGCGGTTCTTAAAAATCATGCGTTAAAACCAGATGAATCCCGTTTGCTTTTGATGGAAGGTTGTGTTAATTTTGTCTGTAAACTTTTTTTGGATTTTATAGAACAGAAAACATGAACTTTTCCAGATTTTTCGTTTTTGTTGCTTTTTTGTTGGCTTCATCGGGCTTATTTGCCCAAAGCGAGTCAACGGTTTTGACGTATGGAGATTTTATCCAGTTACGACAAAGCCGGCCGGTGGGGAAGCAATCGCTTAGCCTGTCGGAAATTTCGGGCTCTCCGTATCTTAACGTAAAGTATCAAACCGGCTCGGTATTGACCAAAAAGGGGGTAAAATATGTTCATATCCCTCTGCGCTATAATATTTACAGCGATGAAATGGAGTTCAGAAACAAGAACGGGAATGCACTAATTATCACTTCTCCGGATAATATAAAGGAAATTAAAATGGGAGATACGGTTTTTGTTTACGTCCCTTATCTTGCTGATAAAAAGCTGCATAAGGGTTATTTCCAGCTACTTAATCACGGAGCCGTTGAAGGGCTGGTCCGTTACCGGGTTGAATTTCAGCCTGCCCAGCAGGTTGGTGCTTATACAGAATCCCAACCGCCTAAGTTTATCCATTATTCTCCTCTTTTTTATGTGCGTCCTGCCGGTCAACCGGCTGTTGAAGTACATAAGGTAAAAACCCTGATCAACTTATTGGGAGACCACAAAAAAGAATTGCAGGCTTTTGCCAAAAAAGAAAATATTAAATTACGTCGTGCCGAGGATTTAAGGAAAATACTGGATTATTACAATAGTCTGAAAAATTAAAACGGTCTGCTGAAAAAGATGGCTGTTTAACCTGTTGGTTTTAACATTGTTTATCCGGTGATGTTTCTTGCGTTAGTGTGAAATTTTATGCCTGGTTTTCTTTTTTTGAGCGGGGCGAAATTACCGGGCTGCCGGATTTATTCTTTGTTTCCTGAAAATTATGGGATAAATCTCCCCTTTTTCTGATTATTTTTTATTAAAAAACCCTTTCGTTTTTTAATTCCCTGCAACTTCTTAAATAATTAGCTTGTAGCTTGTTGTAAAACAGTGTATTACAGCGCAATGTTAAATATTTTTTAAAATAGTTAATAAATGTTAAAGTTTTCTTTTATATATTTGGATGATGATTGTGCGAGCAATTATGCATTTTTCTAAAATTTTCATTAACCAAAATTTATCATTATGAGAAAAATTACTTTTATGTTCGTGTTCTTGTTGTTTGCAGGGCTTAATTTTGCCTGGGCACAAACAAGAACCATCCATGGTAAAGTTACCAGCTCAGAGGATGGCTTGCCCATTCCCGGAGTAACTGTGAAGGTCAAGGGGACTACGGTAGGAACCACTACCAACCTTGATGGTAAATATGCCTTGGAAGTGAAAGCAGGCCAAAACACGCTTGTTTTTTCGTATGTGGGTATGAAAACCCAAGAAGTTACCCTTGGCAACAGCAACGTCGTAAATGTTGTTTTGCATCCTGATGTGTTGCAAATTGACCAGGTGGTGGTAACCGCTATTGGTATTACCAAAGAAAAGAAAGCATTGGGATACAATGTGCAAGATGTTACCGCTAAAGAAATTGCCAAGAGTGGAAATACCGATGTGGTAAATGCTCTCCAGGGTCGTGTTTCGGGAGTGACCATTACTCAGGCCAGTGGTGCTGCCGGTGGAGCTACATATATTACGATCCGCGGGGCAACATCTATTATTGGAAATAACCAACCACTTTTTGTGGTAGATGGTGTGCCGATTGACAACTCCGGTGGAGCCGGTGGCGTGGCTGGTGTGGCTACTTCTAACCGTGTTCAGGACCTGAACCCCGATGATATAGCCAGTGTTAGTGTACTGAAAGGTGGTGCTGCTACTGCATTGTATGGTATTCGTGGTGCTAATGGGGTAATTGTAATTACCACCAAAAAAGGAAAATCAACCAAAGGAAAGAAAATTAACGTTACCTTTAATTCCTCTGTAACTATTCAGAAAATTAGCCAGGTTCCGGATTTAAATACTGAATATGCTCAGGGATGGAGCGGACAATGGTATTCCGGCTTTTTTGCTTCCTGGGGACCAAAAATCTCAGAATCGGGTTACAGTAAAGATCCTTCTGTATGGTATTATCCGGGATTTGATGTAGATGGAGCTATCGTACCGAAAGATCAGGCCGATCCTAGCTTGGGCCCGGTAAAAGTTTACGATCAGTTTGATTTCTTCCAGACAGGTGTAACCAATAATAATTTCCTTAGCCTTTCCGGTGGAAATGACAAATCGACCTTTTACATTTCGGCTTCTGACCTGAGGGATGAAGGGGTAATCCCAAATAACCTGATTCGAAGAAATACTTTTAAAGTATCCGGTTCTTCTGAATTGAGTGACCGGTTTAAAATTTCTGGAAATGCAAATTATTTAATTGATAACGGAGAACGTATCCAGCAGGGATCCAATACGTCGGGTGTGATGCTGGGATTAATGCGTACTCCGCCTACCTTTAATAATGCTGCCGGATACGAATTTCCGGATGGTACCCAACGGAATTATCGCCACGGCGGTGGTTATGATAACCCTTACTGGACAGCCAATAAAAACCTTTATAACGACAAGGTAAATCGTATCATTGGTAATTTGCAGATGGATTATTTTGTAACGGATTGGTTGCATTTGATGTTCCGTCCGGGTGTTGATTATTACAACCGGTATGTAAAAAGTCATATTGCTATTGGTTCAAGAACTTATTCTGCTGGACAGGTTACGGTTTCTAGTTATAACCATTTTGATTTGAACAGCGACCTGATTGCTTATATGAACTGGAATCTGAGTGAAAATACCAGCATGTATGCCAATGTGGGCTTTAATATGCAACAACGGAAATCAAATTATGTTTGGGGACAAGCCAACGGACTTTCTATTCCTGATTTTTATAATTTGAGTAACAGCCCTAATATCCAAACGGGTGAAAGTACCTACGAAAAACGGATGATGGGTGTGTTCTTTGATGTGGGAGTAAGTTATAAAAATATGCTCTACCTGAATGTTACCGGACGTAATGACTGGTCAACAACACTTCCCGAAGAGAATAATTCATTTTTCTATCCGTCTATCAACGGTAGCTTTATTTTGTCGCAACTTCCTTTCCTGAAAGGAAACAAAGTGCTTCCTTATGTTAAAATTTATTCTTCTTATGCTATTACAGCTAATGATGCTGCAGCTTACCGTACTTTAACGTATTACGGACAGGCAGGTATCAGCGACGGATGGGTTAGTCCTTCCGGGGTTAATTTCCCGATTACTACTGACGGCGTTAGCTATAACGGCTTTACTTATGGAAACACCATGGGAAGTAATGATCTGAAACCGGAACGTACACGTACTTTTGAAATAGGAACCAACTTGAAATTTGTCAATAACCGGTTGGGACTTGATTTCTCATACTTTAATAATTTGAGTACAGATTTGTTGTTGCCGGTAGATATTGATCCTTCCACTGGTTTTTACAGCATGTATGAAAATGCAGCTTCGATGTCTTCAAAAGGATTCGAATTTACTTTGTATGCCACACCGATAAAAACCAAAAACTTTTCTTGGGATATTCAGGTGAATTTCTCCAGAATTAAAAACGTGGTCGAATCGTTGGCTCCGAATGTAAATTCTATTTTCTTGGGTGGATTTACCGATCCGCAAGTTCGTGCTGTGGCTGGCGAAGAGTATGGAACCATTTATGGTTATGACTGGCAGCGTGATGCTAATGGAAATGTCCTGATTGACGATAATACCGGATATCCGGCAGGTGATTACACGATGAAACCGTTGGGAAAAGTAAATCCTGATTGGACAATGGGTATCAGTAACTCTTTCCACTTCTTTAATTTTACGGTTTATGCTCTCCTGGATATCCGCCAGGGAAATAAAATGTGGAATGGTACCCGTGGTGCCCTGGATTTCTTTGGTGCCGCCGCCGAAACCATGAGCCGTGATGATGATTATGTATTCAGTGGAATTAAAGCCCACTGGGAAGATGGTGTTTTGGTTCCTGATGATGGAAATCCGGTAAATGATATTGTAGTAAAACTGGATCAAACCTGGCGTACCTCTGGTGAAGGTAGTGGATTTACTGGTCCTACTGTTGATTATATCGAAGATGCAAGCTGGGTTCGTTTACGCGAACTGACAATTTCCTATTCTTTTAACAAGATGCTGAAAGGTACCTTTGTTGATAATCTGGAAATTTACTTTACGGGAAGAAACTTGTGGCTAAGCACCCCCTATACGGGTATTGATCCTGAAACCAGTTTGTTGGGTGCATCCAATGCCCAGGGAATGGATTACTTTAATATGCCGGGAACAAAATCATATTTGTTTGGCGTACGCTGGTCATTCTAATCATTTTTATGGAATACAAACTAAAAAAGAATAAAATCATGAGAAAAAATATCTTAATAAAAATAGGTTTGTTCATTATGATTGCACTGGCTTTTACCTCGTGCGACAAATGGATAGACACGAGCATAAATATAAATCCTGACGCTCCGTCGGATGTGCCCATGAACCTGATTCTTCCCAGTGTGGAAGCCCGGTTTGCTTTTACACTTGTGCAGGGAAATGATGGTTTTAGAACGCTCTCTTTATGGGATCAGCAAATGTCGGGTATTGCTCGTCAATCACAGGCTGAAGGAGCCTACTCTTTCCGTGCCGGTGATGCGAACAATAACTGGGGCGCTTTGTATGCTGGTTTCCTGATGGATGCCAAACAATTGATGGACAAAGCCTCATCAGCTGAGTCTAAATCGCCTTATTTTGAAGGAGCGGCAAAAGCTATTACGGCAGCTGCCCTTGGATATGCTTCCGATTTGTGGGGAGATATTCCTTATTCTGAAGCTTTGCAGGGTTCTGACAACTTAACGCCGAAATTCGATTCGCAGCAAACCATTTATGCGGATATCCAGAGTTTACTTGATGAAGCCATTGCTGATTTTTCGCAGCCCGCTTCATCCAATGTCTTCCCTTTTGAAGGCGATATCATTTATCAGGGTGATGCTGAAAAATGGGTGAAAGCATGCTATGCACTGAAAGCCCGCTATGCTTTGCATCTTTCAAAGGTTGATCCGACCAATGCTTATAAAACAGCACTGGAGTATATTGCTAAAGCCTTTACCAGTAACGATGGTAATATGTACTACCATTACAGTACCAGTAATGATAATGCCAATCCGTTGTATTTGTTTATGTACGATCGGGGTGATGTTAGAGTAAGTAAACTGATTACGGATACGCTTACCAAATACAATGATCCTCGTTTGCCAGAATACGCTGCGCCTATTCCGGCTGATGTTGTGATTGACGGGGTTACTTATCCGGCAGGATCTTATGTGGGTTCGCCCATTGATCAGCCGATTAGCGGAGCTTCTGAACCAGGTCCGGGAATTGCAAGTATCAATACACCGACTCCGATTATAACGTATGCTGAGCTGGCTTTTATCACTGCTGAATGTAAATTTAAGCTGGGTGATGAAGCTGGTGCTAAAACTGCAGCAGAGGAAGGTTTAAAAGCTTCTCTTGACGAATACGGAGTTTATGATGATGCTTGGTTTGCAGATATGAAAGCTAAATTTGATGCAAAAAGTGGTGATGAACTTTTCCGCTTTATTATGCTTCAAAAATATTTGGCTTTGATGTATAATTTTGAAGCCTATAACGACTGGAGAAGAACCGATCAGCCGGCTCTTATCCCGAATCCGTTGGCCAGTGGCCAGGCTATCCCGAGAAGATTTCCATATCCTACGGACGCACTTACCTATAATCCTAATACACCACAGGATGTAACAATATGGGATAGAATATGGTGGGATAAATAAAATTCGATGGGTTTTTAATTAAACCCGTTAATTAAAAGGGGCGCAATTTTATTGTGCCCCTTTTTTTATCCCCGTTTTGATTTGAGATAAACTTACCTGCCGGCTTTGTTTCTTTATGGATATATCTGTATTTAAAATGGATAGGTTATCAATCAATTCTTTTTTTGTTTTTTTCTTTAGATTTATAAAAACTTGTTATACTTTTGATATTTGGTTTGACAATGTGAGGCTAGTGAGTAATAAAAATATTGTTGTGCTGTAAAAATTTAGTTTGAAGTATTTTAATTGCCCTAAAAAGATAATAAACTGGTTAAATTGCCACTCAGTAAAAAGGTTCTTGAAATTCTTTTGCAGTGAATAAAATAAAGAAGGGTTATTGGACGGTAATTTATAAAAAATCAATAATTTATAAATGAAAAATTTTACAATTAAAATCAAACTGACCCTGTTCCTGTTGCTTTTCTCATTAGCAGTAAATGCACAAACGGTCAATCCTCATGCCATTGATGGAGAAATTTACTTGATGACAAAAAAAGATTTTTCCTTTAAATCTCAGGGAGTTGATGGAAAGGTTAGTCTTAGTCAGCTTCCCTTTTTAAATGGCTTGAAAGAAAGTTATAAGCTGTATAAAGCGGTTCGCCCTTTTTATTATACGGGTGATTCGGTTTTGAAAAGAACCTACTTATTGTATTTTTCAAAAATTAAAGCCGTTGACAGTCTGATAGCTGTTTTAAGAAAAAATCCGGACATTGTTTACGCAGAAAAGGCTCCTTTATTCAAAGCTTTTTATACGCCCAATGATCCTTACTTTAATTCAACTTACAGCAAACGGTGGTATCTGTCGGTAATTCATGCCCAGGAAGCCTGGGATATCCAAAAAGGAAACCGCCATGTAGTGGTGGCTGTGTTAGATGACGGAGTTGATATTGATCATCCGGATCTGCAAAGTAAAATTGTATCGCGGGTTGATTTGGCCGATAATGATCTGGATCCTACACCGCCGGAAGAGTCGTATGACTGGACGCATGGAACTCATGTGGCGGGATTGGCCGGAGCGGCTACCGATAATGGGATTGGTATTGCCTCTATCGGTTTTAACGTGGGGTTAATGGCGGTAAAGGTAGCCAGTGATACTTCCAGTGGGGAGAATATGACCTATGGATATCAGGGGATTGTTTGGGCTGCTGATCATGGTGCCGATGTGATTAATATGTCTTGGGGAGGCCCCGGTTATTACCAAACGGGTCAAAATATTGTCAATTATGCTTATAACAAAGGTTGTGTTTTGGTTGCCGCTGCCGGTAACGACGGAAATTCGGATATTTCCTATCCTGCCGGGTATCACCATGTTATATCGGTAGCTTCTACGGATGGTGATGATAAAAAGTCTTCCTTTTCACAGTACGGCAGTACCATTGATGTTTGTGCTCCCGGTGGTCAGAATCAATATGCTTCGGAAGGCATTTACAGTACTTTTTATACGACCAGCAGTGCCTATGGCTATATGCAGGGAACATCCATGGCGTCTCCTATTGTTTCTGGTTTGTGTGGTTTGATGCTTTCGGAAGATTCTACATTGACTCCGGAAAAATTAACCCGGATTTTAAAAGCTACTTGTGACAATATTGATGCACAAAATCCGGATTATGTCGGAGAGCTGGGGGCTGGACGTATCAATGCTTACCAGGCTTTGCTGGCTGTGAAGGACAGTATGATGAATCGTACGGTGGTAGCTAATTTTAAAGTTTCTAAGATTTCTATTCCGGAAGGAGACACCGTTCACTTTACTGACTTGTCTATCGGAAATCCGACCTCGTGGTACTGGACTTTTGAAGGCGGTACTCCCGAACATTCAACAGAACAGAATCCGCCTCCTGTTCAGTATGATAAGGCGGGTTCTTACAAAGTAACCCTCACGGTTTCGGATGGTACAAATACGAATACAGAGGTAAAAACAAATTATGTTTTGGTTTATCCGTTAATATCAGGTGCCTGGCAGCCACAGGCAACCGGATTTTCAACGGAGAGCAGGGGAATCAATTATATTTATATTGTAAATCCGGATGTGGTTTGGGCCAATGCCTATGACGGAACGGGCAAAGATGATAATGTTCAGGAATTTACCAAAACTACTGATGGCGGAAACACCTGGAAACCGGGAAAATATACCGGTGTTCCTTACGGATATGCTGTTTCTTGTATTGCTGCTACCGATTCGCTTCACGCGTGGATTGCCATGTACAACAGAAGTGCTCCCACCGGCCACGGAGGAGTTTATGTGACTACTGATGGCGGAAAAACCTGGAGTTCTCAACCTACAGCCTCCTTTAGCGACGCGGCATCATTTCCGGATATTATTTACTTTTGGGATAATCAGAATGGGGTGTGTATGGGTGATCCGGTGAATAATGTTTTTGAAATCTATACAACCACCGATGGAGGGGCAAACTGGGTCCGGGTTCCTTCTGCCAATATTCCTGTTTCGCTCTCTGGAGAAGCCGGATGGACAAATTTGTATGCAGTGGAAGGAAATACCATTTGGTTCGGAACGAACAAAGGAAGAATTTATCGTTCTGTTGATAAAGGATATCATTGGACGGTGGCTTCTACGGGTATGGATAACATTACTTCTTTGGGATTTCATAATGATACCTTGGGCGTTGCAGCAGAAACAGTCTATCAGTCAGGAGCTATTACGGCTTTTCATTTGGTAAAAACAGAAGACGGAGGAAAAACCTGGAGTGAAATTCAGCCCTCAGGCGCCTATTTTAAATCGGATCTGGCGGTGGTTCCCGGTGCTCCCGGATGGCTTGTGTCAACCGGAATTTCCAGTGATCTTGCAGAATGTGGCTCCGCCTATTCGTTGGATGAAGGAAAAACATGGACGCAACTGGATGATTCAATTCAATATACAGCGGTCAAGTTTTATAATAGCGCAACCGGATGGGCCGGCGGGTTTAATGTAAGTGCTACCTCACGGGGTATCTGGAAATGGCTGGGAATCCCTGCCACAGGTGTTCGTCGCGTAATTAATAATAATAAGGTATTGGTTTATCCGAATCCGGCTTCCGGTAAGGTTCATTTTCATGTGACCGGGGCAGATAAAGTGACGGAAGTTTCAATTTATAATGAATCGGGAAAAAATGTGGGGACCTTTCGTTACCCGGTTGCACGTGAAGATGTGGTTCTGGATTTAAAAAAGCTGAAGGAGGGAATTTATATTGCTGTTTTGAAAGGAAAACACATTGTGGCGGTGAAAAAAATCATACTGAAATGATCGGATAAATGCAATTTGTTTTCTTTCTTTGTAGGCAAAATGTAGTGTTTTCGGTGCATGCAACACCGGTTTGGATTTTGACCTGTTTTTTGGCGGATAAGAGGGATGAACAAAAAATTTAACATTTCGCATGTGAGTATTATAGGGGGTAATGGTTTGTTTAGTAGGTTGTTATGCGCTAATTTAGAAGCGTTAAAAAAAAATAACATTTTTTATGATTTTTGTGAGAAAGTTCTAATTTTACACTTTAAATTTTTAACAAAAAATTATCGTTATGAGAAAAATTACAATGATGCTTGCGTTCTTGTTATTTGCGGGGCTAAATTTTGCCTGGGCACAGACAAGAACGATTAGCGGTAAGGTAACGAGTGCAGATGATGGTTCTGCGCTTCCAGGTGTTACTGTTGTGGTCAAAGGGACCAACAATGGAACAGTTACAGATGCTAATGGTAAATATTCCTTGCAAGTTGGAAAAAACGCCACGACGTTGGTGTTTTCCTTTGTGGGAATGAAAACTCAGGAAGTTCCGATCGACGGAAAAACCACCATTAATGTGGCTATGTCAAGTGAAGCCATATCCATGAATGAAGTTGTGGTTACCGCTTTGGGTATTTCCCGCCAGAAAAAATCACTCGGTTATGCCGTTCAGGACGTAAAAGGTTCTCAGCTGGCCGAAGTGCCGAAACAAAACGTACTGAATGCTCTTGCTGGTCGTGTTTCGGGTGTACAGGTAACTGCTAGTAGTGGTGCTGTCGGTGCTTCTACTCGTATTACCATCCGTGGTAACAGTTCTTTCCGTAGTAACAACCAGCCGCTGTTCGTAGTGGACGGTGTTCCGGTAAGTAATGCAACCACTGGTGCTTCCCAATGGGGTGGTGTTGACTTTGGTAATGCCATTGCCGATATTGATCCTGAAAACATTAAATCCATGACCATTCTGAAAGGTGCTTCCGCTGCTGCTCTTTATGGTAGCCGTGCTTTGAACGGGGTAATCCTGATTACCACCAAAACCGGTAGCGCCCATAAAAAAGGTATTGGAATTACTTATGACTTTAGTATAGGTTTTAGTAATGTTTACATTCTTCCTGATTACCAAAATAAATATGGTCAGGGATACTATGGTAGTGAATATTGGTACAACCATTTTAAAGATGCTGGATACGGTTTTGCTCAGTTTGATAACTATACTGATTTTATTGAGCAGAACGGTGTTGTTGGTTTCTCCTATTACGATGGTAACTGGGGTGGCGTTATGGACGGTATGGATGAATCCTGGGGTCCTCGTTTGGACATTGGGATAAAACTTCCTCAGTTTGACAGTCCTTATACACTGGATGCCGATGGTAATCCTGTATATGAGCCGACTCCGTGGGTTTCACAACCTGATAACGTAAAAGATTTCTTTGTAACTGGTGTACATCAGACTCATCACATTGCTTTAACCGGCGGAAGTGACAAAGCTTACGGACGTATTGCTTACACCTATGATGATGTTACCGGTACCGTTCCGAATACGGGTGAAATCAAACATAACTTTAATGTTAGCGGTCATCTTCAATTATCTAAAAAATTGAGCGCCAGCGCTAACGTAACTTATGTGAACAATCACAGTGACAACCTTCCGGGACAGGGTTACGATGTAAACAACGTAATGCAGTCTCTCGGTTCTTGGTTTGGTCGTCAGGTAAACATTAACCACCTGAAAGAATACTGGAATACTTTGAACCCTTGGGGAAATCCTTATAACTGGAACTCCTCTTATCATAACAACCCTTACTGGACCGTTTATAACAATACCACTTCCCGCGTAAGAAACCGGATGTTTGGTAATGTTTCTATGAAATGGGACATTCTGGATTGGATGAACTTGAATTTCCGCGCTGGTACTGACTTCTATGAAGAACGTCGTAAACATGTGGATTATAACAAATCACAAGATTATCCTCATGGCCACTTCTGGCAGAACAAACAGTTCAACCAGGAAAATAACATTGACCTGTTCTTGAACATTGACAAAAACCTGACCAAAGACATCCGCTTAACCGGTATGATTGGTGCTAACTATCGTCAGGATTTGTACAACTACACCAGCATGGAAGCTAATGAGCTGACTGTTCCGAATTTCTTTGACATCAGCAATGCAAAAGGAACTCCGATTTCTAATATGTATACCAGCGAAAGAGAAACCAATAGTATTTATGGTCAATTGGACGCTAGCTACAAAGATTTCTTGTTCTTAGGTGTTACTGGTCGTAATGACTGGAGTTCTACGCTGCCTAAAGGAGAATGGAGCTATTTCTATCCTTCAGTAAACGTAGGCTGGATCTTTACCAATAACTTCCACATGACTGGAAAAATCTTTACCTTTGGTAAATTGCGTGCCAGCTACGCTATCGTGGGTGGTGATGCCAGCCCTTATTCTTTGAGCAATGTTTATTATGCTTCTTCCAGCGCCTTCAAGGGAATTACCCAGTACTACTATACTCGTACACTGGCTAACTCCGAATTGAAACCGGAAAGAAAATATTCCTGGGAGTTGGGTACGAACTTGAAATTTATGAATAACCGTATTGGGTTAGACTTTACCTATTATGATTCTTATACTAAAGACCAGATTATGGCCATTCAGATTCCGACCTCTTCTGGTTTTGGAAACCGTTGGATCAACGCTGGTCAGATTTCGAACAAAGGGGTTGAAATCACTCTTTATGCTGACATCTTCAAAAAAGCTAACGGCTTTAACTGGCGTGTAACTTTGAACTGGGCTAAAAACGACAACAAAGTTGACGAATTGTACGGTGACCTGCAATCTCTGCAGATTGGTAGCTCTTGGAGCGGACTTTCCGTACAGGCTCGCCCGGGTGAAACTTACGGTGTAATTCGTGGTATTGGTTACCTGGTTGATTCTGCTACTGGTGCTTATGTAGTGGGTAGTAATGGTATGCCGCTCAGAACTCAAAACAATGTTACTTTAGGTAATGTTACTCCTGACTGGACTGGTGGTATCGCCAACGACTTCAGTTACAAAGGCGTTACTTTGCATGTTTTGATTGACGGACGTAAAGGTGGTGACCTGTTCAGTGTAACCAAAATGTTTGGTCTCTATTCTGGTATTTTGGAACAGACTGCTCAGGGTAACATTCGTGAAACTGGTGTTGTGGCTGGATACAATGCTATGCAGCAATATACTTTCGTTCACGAAGATGGAACTCCTTTGAATACAAACCTTGATGACCCGAATAATACGGATATTGTAAGTGCCCAGAGTTTCTATGAAAACTATTACGGTATTAAACAAGAAAGTATTATTGATGGTTCTTTCATTAAACTGAGAGAAATTTCACTGGGTTATACTTTACCCAAATCGTTGCTTGGTAGACAGAACATTATGCAGTCACTTACCGTTTCGTTTTATGTACACAATGTAGCTCTGCTGTATGTGGACAAATCGAACGATGTGAAGATTGATCCGGAAACCGGTTATGGTAATGGTAATAGTGGTGTCGGTTTTGAGCAATATCAGTTGCCGCCCTCACGTACCTTTGGTTTCAAACTATCCGTTAAGTTCTAATTTGAAAATATAAAGTTATGAAAAGAATATATATTAAAACATTCGCAATTTTGTTCTCGATGTTGTTTGTGGCAACATCTTGTACAAACGATTGGGAACAGCTGAACACGGACCCGAACAACCCGGTCCAGGCGCCGTTTACCAATGTGCTTGCTCACTCGATCCGTTTAACCGGTGATGCTTTCTTCGATGATTGGCAGGGTATGAATAACTTCTGTAGTTATGCCGGTGAGATTACTAAGATTCAGTACATTGACGAAGCCAAGTATAACTACCGTGACAATGTAGTATACACGGCTTGGAGTAACTACTATGAAATTCAACTTGACCTTAAAAAGTTG
The sequence above is drawn from the Candidatus Sulfidibacterium hydrothermale genome and encodes:
- a CDS encoding S8 family serine peptidase — protein: MKNFTIKIKLTLFLLLFSLAVNAQTVNPHAIDGEIYLMTKKDFSFKSQGVDGKVSLSQLPFLNGLKESYKLYKAVRPFYYTGDSVLKRTYLLYFSKIKAVDSLIAVLRKNPDIVYAEKAPLFKAFYTPNDPYFNSTYSKRWYLSVIHAQEAWDIQKGNRHVVVAVLDDGVDIDHPDLQSKIVSRVDLADNDLDPTPPEESYDWTHGTHVAGLAGAATDNGIGIASIGFNVGLMAVKVASDTSSGENMTYGYQGIVWAADHGADVINMSWGGPGYYQTGQNIVNYAYNKGCVLVAAAGNDGNSDISYPAGYHHVISVASTDGDDKKSSFSQYGSTIDVCAPGGQNQYASEGIYSTFYTTSSAYGYMQGTSMASPIVSGLCGLMLSEDSTLTPEKLTRILKATCDNIDAQNPDYVGELGAGRINAYQALLAVKDSMMNRTVVANFKVSKISIPEGDTVHFTDLSIGNPTSWYWTFEGGTPEHSTEQNPPPVQYDKAGSYKVTLTVSDGTNTNTEVKTNYVLVYPLISGAWQPQATGFSTESRGINYIYIVNPDVVWANAYDGTGKDDNVQEFTKTTDGGNTWKPGKYTGVPYGYAVSCIAATDSLHAWIAMYNRSAPTGHGGVYVTTDGGKTWSSQPTASFSDAASFPDIIYFWDNQNGVCMGDPVNNVFEIYTTTDGGANWVRVPSANIPVSLSGEAGWTNLYAVEGNTIWFGTNKGRIYRSVDKGYHWTVASTGMDNITSLGFHNDTLGVAAETVYQSGAITAFHLVKTEDGGKTWSEIQPSGAYFKSDLAVVPGAPGWLVSTGISSDLAECGSAYSLDEGKTWTQLDDSIQYTAVKFYNSATGWAGGFNVSATSRGIWKWLGIPATGVRRVINNNKVLVYPNPASGKVHFHVTGADKVTEVSIYNESGKNVGTFRYPVAREDVVLDLKKLKEGIYIAVLKGKHIVAVKKIILK
- a CDS encoding SusC/RagA family TonB-linked outer membrane protein, with the translated sequence MLAFLLFAGLNFAWAQTRTISGKVTSADDGSALPGVTVVVKGTNNGTVTDANGKYSLQVGKNATTLVFSFVGMKTQEVPIDGKTTINVAMSSEAISMNEVVVTALGISRQKKSLGYAVQDVKGSQLAEVPKQNVLNALAGRVSGVQVTASSGAVGASTRITIRGNSSFRSNNQPLFVVDGVPVSNATTGASQWGGVDFGNAIADIDPENIKSMTILKGASAAALYGSRALNGVILITTKTGSAHKKGIGITYDFSIGFSNVYILPDYQNKYGQGYYGSEYWYNHFKDAGYGFAQFDNYTDFIEQNGVVGFSYYDGNWGGVMDGMDESWGPRLDIGIKLPQFDSPYTLDADGNPVYEPTPWVSQPDNVKDFFVTGVHQTHHIALTGGSDKAYGRIAYTYDDVTGTVPNTGEIKHNFNVSGHLQLSKKLSASANVTYVNNHSDNLPGQGYDVNNVMQSLGSWFGRQVNINHLKEYWNTLNPWGNPYNWNSSYHNNPYWTVYNNTTSRVRNRMFGNVSMKWDILDWMNLNFRAGTDFYEERRKHVDYNKSQDYPHGHFWQNKQFNQENNIDLFLNIDKNLTKDIRLTGMIGANYRQDLYNYTSMEANELTVPNFFDISNAKGTPISNMYTSERETNSIYGQLDASYKDFLFLGVTGRNDWSSTLPKGEWSYFYPSVNVGWIFTNNFHMTGKIFTFGKLRASYAIVGGDASPYSLSNVYYASSSAFKGITQYYYTRTLANSELKPERKYSWELGTNLKFMNNRIGLDFTYYDSYTKDQIMAIQIPTSSGFGNRWINAGQISNKGVEITLYADIFKKANGFNWRVTLNWAKNDNKVDELYGDLQSLQIGSSWSGLSVQARPGETYGVIRGIGYLVDSATGAYVVGSNGMPLRTQNNVTLGNVTPDWTGGIANDFSYKGVTLHVLIDGRKGGDLFSVTKMFGLYSGILEQTAQGNIRETGVVAGYNAMQQYTFVHEDGTPLNTNLDDPNNTDIVSAQSFYENYYGIKQESIIDGSFIKLREISLGYTLPKSLLGRQNIMQSLTVSFYVHNVALLYVDKSNDVKIDPETGYGNGNSGVGFEQYQLPPSRTFGFKLSVKF